The Bacillus sp. Bos-x628 genome segment ATCAGCAATTGCGATATTGATCGTATCGTGATCTGTCACAAAGTGGTAATAATCTCCGCTCATCTGTTTTGCAGGCACACTAATGGCTCCGATATCAAATGTATCTCCTTCTGGAATTTTAGTTTCCAGAAGGGTCTGCTGAACATTCGCAGCGATTTCGATTTCTGATTTAATTTCTTGCTGAATGCCTCTGAGTGTTAAATGCTCTTGATAAGCAAGTCCGTATCCTATCATAACTTCGATTAAGAAGTCTAGTGAATGAAAGACATCTTTCGGCAAATCAGGGTAAAGCTCCTGAATCACTTTTCGGTGAACACTTACTATTTCTTCAGGAGGTATTTGATGCTCAATGGTTTTTCGGCTAAATTTTTGAGCCTGATAAAGTGATGTTTCAGTTAAATCACTGATATAACGACTGAGCAGCTGATAATACCGCTGCTCCATTACCTCCTTAAAATCCATGGTTTCCCTCCTAGCGAAGCCACTTGACAGCTTGTATCTCCGTTCCTTGTTTCGGTGCAGAATCCAGTTTAAAATCATCCATTAGTCTTCTAACTCCTGGAAGACCTGCTCCGAGTCCGCCTGATGTGGAAAATCCATCTTCCATCACTTTGCGAATATCCATAATACCGGGCCCCTCATCGGCTGCGATGACTTTGAGTCCACGCTTTCCACGCTCCATCACTTCTTCTATACAAATCTGACCTTTACCAGCGTATAAATAGATGTTTCGAGCTAACTCTGAAATGGCCGTTGTAATTCTTGCTTGGTCAACTGTTCCAAAACCCAGTTCTTTTGCAACATTTCGTCCCAGTTGTCTTGCCGCAACTATGTCCCATTCCGTCAAAATTTTTACACAGGATTGGTTTTTCATACCTATTCCCCCAATTCCCGCTTCAGTGTCTCAAGCCCTTGTTCAAGATCTAATGCTGTCTGAATTTCTTCTAGTGATATACCAAGTTCAATCAGAGTCACAGCGACAGCAGGTTGTATTCCTGTTAATACCACTTTTGCCCCCATGAGCTTAGACATGGTAATCACATCGCCTAATACTTTTGCGATAAATGAATCAATCATATCAACAGACGTTAGGTCAATGACAACACCGTTCGCTCCTGTTTCATGGATTTTATTCAGCAAGTCTTCTTGAAAGTGAAGAGCAGTTTGGTCATCAAGCTCCCACTGTATGGAGATTAGAAGACAATTATATAATTTTAAGATTGGAATCTTCGGGTGATTTCTCAATGGGTTATCCCTCCAATGAAACAATTTTTCGATTTGTCATTTCTAAAGCAGTTTGAATTCCTTTTTGAAGGGTATTCTTTGTAGTAACTTGAGATAAATCAATTCCGAGGTTGACGATGGTTTGGGCGATTTCTGGACGAATACCGACCAATAAGCACTTCGCACCTACTAATCTCACAGCCTCTGACGCTTGAATGATATGGTGTGCCACCATTGTATCGA includes the following:
- a CDS encoding anti-sigma regulatory factor, with product MKNQSCVKILTEWDIVAARQLGRNVAKELGFGTVDQARITTAISELARNIYLYAGKGQICIEEVMERGKRGLKVIAADEGPGIMDIRKVMEDGFSTSGGLGAGLPGVRRLMDDFKLDSAPKQGTEIQAVKWLR
- the rsbS gene encoding RsbT antagonist protein RsbS produces the protein MRNHPKIPILKLYNCLLISIQWELDDQTALHFQEDLLNKIHETGANGVVIDLTSVDMIDSFIAKVLGDVITMSKLMGAKVVLTGIQPAVAVTLIELGISLEEIQTALDLEQGLETLKRELGE